The following is a genomic window from Candidatus Woesearchaeota archaeon.
TACACACTAAAAAAAATAGAAGAAAAACTAGCCAAAATAGAATAATACTTTCTAAAAAAAGATAAATTAATAAACATCTAAGCAAATTTTATGTAAATGGATAATAATATAAGAAAATCAATAGAAAATTTATCAACTAATCTGATCGACATTCATTTTATAATAGTTGGAAATGGAAACAACATAAAAGCACAATATCCTTCTTTGAAATCATCAATACTAAAATTATCTGATTTAGCAGAAAGCACATCAAATATTAATGAAGAATTAGACGCTTTAATAGAAAAACACGAAAAAATATTCTTAATATTAATAGACAAAGAAAACTCTTTGAAAAAACTTTTGGACATTTTAGAAAATATATCTTCTGACAACTCAGCTAAAGACTTAATAGATGCTAAAACCCAGCTAAAACTTGTACGGGAAGAAATAAGCTTATTTTCTAAAGAATACAATAGAATAACAAAAATCTTAAAAGAAAGCTATGAAAGTATAAAAAATAAACAAGGAATAAATCCCTCAAATCACAAAAAAACAGTGGAAATACTAGAACAAGATTATAACAAATCAGCAAAAAAATTAACTCTATCTGCAGCCAACGCACACGAATATATTTCAAGATTTCTAAGAAATGCTAAAAATTAATTCTGAAATAAAAATATATAAAGGGGAACACAATAATGGTAATTATGTTTGAAAATATAACTTTTTTCGGAGTGAGCATGGGACGAATAATCCTAATACTTCTAACGGCACTAATAACTTTCATTCTTGAAAAAATCATCAGAGCAGCAATAAACAAAAGCTTAAAACAAAACCACGAAATAAAAAAAGACGACAAAACAGGACTTGCAGTATCAAAATACTTAATCTCCGTAATAATATATATGATAGGCCTAACAATAATAATAACCCTGATTCCGGGACTGCAAACATTAGCAGTAAGCATGCTAGCAGGCGCAGGAATACTGGCAGTAGTTATTGGTTTTGCAAGCCAAGCCGCATTCTCAAATATAATAAGCGGAATTTTCATAGCAATATTCAAACCATTCAGAGTAGGAGACATAGTGAAATTTCAAACATTCACAGGTACAGTAGAAGACATAACATTAAGACACACAATAGTTAGAAACTTTGAAAATAAAAGATATGTTGTCCCAAACTCAGTAATAAGCAATGAAATAATAGAAAACTTCAACATAGAAGATGAAAAAGTCTGCTCTCACATAGAAATAGGAATAAGTTACAGTTCGAACATCGACAAAGCGATGCAAATAATGAGAAAAGAGATAAACAAACACCCAAAACTCATAGACAATAGATCAGAACAAGATAAAAAGGATCAAAAAGACAAAATACCAATAAGAGTGATGCAACTTGGAGATTCTTCAGTATTATTAAGAGCGTGGGCATGGTCAGCAAATCCTGGAGACGCATTCGAGCTAAAAACAGATATGTACAAAAAAATAAAACAGGAGTTTGATAAAGCAGAAATAGAAATACCTTTCCCCCACAGAACAGTTTATTTAAGACAAGATAAGCAAAAAAGAAAAAGAAAATAAAAAAATAGATTCCAAAAATATATAAAAAATGAAAGATGTGAAAAATGCGTTTATATTCTTAATTCTTTTAATAACAATCACAATAATATTAACTTCTTGCTCTCAAAATGTAACTTATGATTTTCCTTCTGCCCCAGAAAATTGCACTAAAACCGTACTGGAAAGAAAATCTGATTTATTATCAGAAGGAGAAACTATGGAATCAAATAAACAATTCGCATTAAGAATGTATGATTGTCTTCAAGAAGAAAATCAAAAAGGATTTATAAGAATAACTTATTTTGTGTCACAATCCTTTGCTGATCAATTAACTCAAAACAT
Proteins encoded in this region:
- a CDS encoding mechanosensitive ion channel family protein; its protein translation is MFENITFFGVSMGRIILILLTALITFILEKIIRAAINKSLKQNHEIKKDDKTGLAVSKYLISVIIYMIGLTIIITLIPGLQTLAVSMLAGAGILAVVIGFASQAAFSNIISGIFIAIFKPFRVGDIVKFQTFTGTVEDITLRHTIVRNFENKRYVVPNSVISNEIIENFNIEDEKVCSHIEIGISYSSNIDKAMQIMRKEINKHPKLIDNRSEQDKKDQKDKIPIRVMQLGDSSVLLRAWAWSANPGDAFELKTDMYKKIKQEFDKAEIEIPFPHRTVYLRQDKQKRKRK